gtgtaaaattggttgaatcatgacaatttgctgtgtatggcggttatagcagacgattttgtctgcagggcggtcgtgagaaaaaatgagacagacaccttgcccgagttactagacagtaaataacgtgctctgaaatgaacacatgccgaaaaattctttagtcagccagttgattatctgcctgacaacggataggaagtgtaaaattggttgcatcatgacaatttgctgtgtatggcggttatagcggacgatttgtctgcagggcggtcgtgagaaaaaatgagacagacaccttgcccgagtgacaaaatgaccaagcgcaagtagaataagccgtagttagcctttcaaaaccctttcatatcgtgatttgatggaaattgctacttattaaaagcatgttacgtccaaaccttttaacagccattccaactgaacagatttgtaattaacgtttttgagacagacacatttagaaaaaagaccgtttacttcacatgcgattgtatcgactaaacataaacacattcattgttttttttaactaagtgtgttcatctatctctgttctttggtttctaatgtacttttaactggatttctttgtgtgtttttgtactggtgcctttgtctattgcaatgtggctaaaaagggaaatcgtgtctgtctcatttctcacgaccgacctaccttTTTCTGGTGGNNNNNNNNNNNNNNNNNNNNNNNNNNNNNNNNNNNNNNNNNNNNNNNNNNNNNNNNNNNNNNNNNNNNNNNNNNNNNNNNNNNNNNNNNNNNNNNNNNNNNNNNNNNNNNNNNNNNNNNNNNNNNNNNNNNNNNNNNNNNNNNNNNNNNNNNNNNNNNNNNNNNNNNNNNNNNNNNNNNNNNNNNNNNNNNNNNNNNNNNGAAACGCGATTGTTTCAGTGTCTTTTTCCCTAATGATGATAACATCGTGTATCTTAACGTCCctgtgtaaaaacattggccACACTTATATTGTTTGCCCTAGTAACAACAATCCAAACCATAACATAAAAGCATAtacacaaaaagagaaaaacgaTTCATGCTTACTTCTTTGCGTCATGAATTTCTATGAAAACCCGACACATTTTACaaggtttcaaggttttatttcggCTTTAGGCCCATAGGGCACTTAAGCAAACAAGTTGATGCTGTTTGGCTTATCATTCGGAAAAGGCTTTTGTAAATGACCCTGCATGCGTGACACTCCCTATAAGTCGTTGATAAATGCACAATTAATATTTGGAGACACATTTACCAGCACTGTACAGTACATGTgcaggggcccgggtagctcagttggtacagcactgtacagtacatgtacagggGCCCGGGTAGTTCAGTTGGTACAGCActgtacagtacatgtacagggGCCCGGGTAGTTCAGTTGGTACAGCActgtacagtacatgtacaggggccctggtagctcagttgataCAGCActgtacagtacatgtacaggggccctggtagctcagttgataCAGCActgtacagtacatgtacaggggcccgggtagctcagttgataCAGCActgtacagtacatgtacaggggccctggtagctcagttgataCAGCActgtacagtacatgtacaggggccctggtagctcagttgataCAGCACTGTACAGCACATGTACAGGggccctggtagctcagttgataCAGCActgtacagtacatgtacaggggccctggtagctcagttgataCATCActgtacagtacatgtacaggggccctggtagctcagttgataCAGCACTGTACAGTACATGTgcaggggcccgggtagctcagttggtacagcactggacttgtggtcCTCAAGTCacaggtttgaatcccggtcgggacggacacgggtcaactttatgtgcagactcagagacggtatccatttcccacccccgtgtcatcacagtggcacgtacaagacctcggtcatactgccataagtgcagatggctgattacacccaaacgcgcacacacctgggtagtgcgactcttgttgctgctagctttcccctgggaggaagcgaccgaaTTTGCCAGCATTAGAATAATAGAGTAAATGAAACGATTTGGTTTTTTCGGTTGACGGATTCTGTTATCCCAAGATAAATCCTGATCACATCTGAGATGTAGAGCACGGTCGCTTCAACGAGAAGAAATGTAACTTGGTTCAGCTTAAAGGCCTAGAATCACGAAACGACGAAGTCTTACGTCTTTGACTCGAAAACTCAAAATATACCAAAGTACAAGCAAGTCTTTGCTTGTCGGTAGTCGTGTCTCTTCGTTTCCCTCCCGAGTGATGAACACTTCATCCGGTTACCCTTTATTCGCGAGGTCTTCTTCTGTCAGACTTAGCAGACTCGTACAAACTCGACTTCTTACAAACTGACCCAAAACCGTCGATCGTCTCCCTTTGCCCAAATTAGATGATATCTTTCATCCACATTGGACCATTAAGTAGAAAATGAACATATGCTATCACAGCAGATTGCTTTCTTTCCATGTTCCATCCAGCTGCCTAAACAGCAGATGAATTATAATTTAAAAGAACCCAACTTTTGTTCATCCTGATTCCGAAAATCAACATGAAAACAAACGATTCAGCTTCTCCAGTGAAGCTGAACAAAATCTTGCAATCACGCCGATAAACAACAAACGACGTCTCTCAGTCAAGGTCTACCATTTCTTCGGACACGCACAACGATGTCTTTCAGTTGATGTCCCGCAGTTGATCTCAACCGTCTGTTCCACTCAGTTTCAGGCGAATCTTTAAGTCAACATATTGggtggggagtttgcccagtcaatagaggcgctggctttaaaaccggttgttattATCAGCGTGGGTCCAACCCCAAAGTTTGGCGCGGGATGTGCTTCCCAGGgacaactttgtgcagactctactcggtgtccgaacatcctcgtgtgcacgcatgcgcacaataaagatcccagggtcacagcgaaagtctcaggccttggaaacacgaatacatgcatgcaaaaatatgaagcctcGGTGTCCGATCGTCCAACAGCCCATAGAGTAACCAttacagcactgacccaagacgacccaacccggtccctagcccatttcaggtctcaaCTATGCATTAGTCttctccgtgcctcttctgactgtcgcatccttaccattccacacaccaaaaccaaaacatacggacaacgcacttttactttctgcgcacccacacaatggaattctctcccctttcacatccgccactctcagtcaccccaagcattcaaacgagcacttaaaacgcacctcttcaggaaatacaacccctgattttgttttctcagtccatcagtaggctacatgtagtgttatttgttgttttagtgatttttcaccacctattttattcatgtttttattacttagttagtggaagaatcttttgtaatgtatgtttgaaggtgtatgcttttaattaagcgttgttgactatgaatgtagatgtaaatgcttgtataactgtgttttaattttagtgttatttgttgttttagtgatttttcactacctattttattcatggttttattatttagttagtggaagaatctgttgtaatgtatctttgatggtgtatgcttttaattaagcgttgttgactatgaatgtagatgtaaatgcttgtataactgtgttttaattttaaatgtgtcaagcgcaaagagcataattgtaaagttatgatgttgcgctatataaatgctcatttattattatttaagttattgagacatcccagtgcactaagggatttatagagcaaatcgagaaaattcattattgaacgaagcgcatagcgctgagttcaataattattttcgagatttgctctataaatcccttagtgcactgggattgtttcaataacgatattgtcagtaccgccatagaaaaaagaagattccaagcgcacattttgcaacgcgcatttgaataggcataactgtgtggtcaggtcactgtcgtgtacagtaaagatctacttttgtgtggggtgtctcaagtgtgtcgtgctttcgtcacacgcattttaatttctgttggtaaattccagtgtagcgttaatctgaacagtgatgatctttcagagagacctcatttgaactcggagaaagggctgtgctcttcattatttgcgattcgaaacctccagtcgagcttcgacggattgactgtgcggagtgactccccttgaattgactcgaagccgcgggactcgacggttcgcacattttcaaaacaaatgtggcatattttcgtgttgtatcttcattcatcggggagtctgatactaaatatgaacggtaagaatgctctgaaccctacacgtattatatccccatcgttttttcgttcacatttgcccaacatgttaatttgctgagcggggtttatgtcgtctgctagggcaaacaaaccactgcatgcagtctgcactgactgagtctgcacgcacgaggcacgctggcaataagtcttataatggtaagaacgttctgaaccctacacgttttcgattacgattgttcttgccttgaaataataattcggaaaccattcatttactgaactgatgcagtcgtatttcagtgtagtcagtgcggctacgtatgacagagtcgatcgagtcagtcttccaaactggtcactagctggtacgttatcggaataacacttgtgttttctgctagcgggtgggaattttatattaactcatcatttggtaatgtggatgataagctacatgccactaacacgatgagaagaatctatgcaagtcggcgagaattagatgaaacccagcggcttctatttttagatcagtggcagccgcactgtggcacaggcacatgcaatctgtcagaaaaaaaaaccacttctgctttaattgagaagtagggaatttatggtcatttggtattgtggagaatataagctacatgtcagtaattaattctgaggatgagagcacagtcttgcttaggtaaagggcgtaagaatacgctctgtggaaaagttagcgcactccaagagtgcgctaacagttttagcgcatcgccattagccaatcaactggttcacatcagtcatgtgacaccagtacttactgacaattattattattattattattatttaatttAAACGAATTTCAAGTTCGCCACATGTTGGTCAAGCTTACCCTATCAGTCTGATTGAGCTAATTTGTCTTTACTGATCATTTTAGGTCTAGTTCTATCTAGCTTTTGAATCCAGCTATGAGGGCTATTCATTTGGGATCAAGCTATCCTTTTCAGAGTCAACGTTTCAGTCTTGTGCATCCAACGTCTTTCATTCAAGCTCGTCCAATAGCAGGCAGAACGGTTTCCATGGTGGTGGAGCGAGGGATCACTGGCTGCGTAGTGCTGTTGGACACTCCTCCTCTGCTCGCGGTAGACTCTCGAGAGACTTCGTTCAGTTCTGGTTGTGTCACATCCGGTCTGACGTCACGGAGGTTATGACGTCGCTCGCTGTTGCCGAAAGGCATGGTGTTCCTCTTTTGTGGGGATCCGATCCTTTCCTGGGTGCACTTGGTGTCTCGTACGCTGGGTAATGTCACCTGAAAGTGCAGTGAAAATGAATGAGAAGTGAAAATCTAAAGACTGGTACGTGGCAGTGTTGTAAAATAACTGCGGTTGCATAATAGTAATCTCTGatcttgtttgattgtttgcttaacgcccagccgaccacgaagggccatatcagggcggtgctgctttgacatttaacgtgcgccacacacaagacagaagtcgcagcacaggcttcatgtctcacccagtcaccggaccaaccagtcctagcactaaccccataatgccagactccaggcggagcagccactagattgccaattttaaagtcttaggtatgacccggccggggttcgaacccacgacctcccgatcacggggcggacgccttaccactaggccaaccgtgccggtataatCTCTGATCTTGTGAGAACTTCAAGGTAGTGAGACTCATAATTGTCTCCAAACTGTTGGAATTGTAAGTTTTGAACATCCAATCTTATTGAATGTCTGATTGTCTTGGAGTACTTTAGCGACTTCAGACTTAATTTCCAGCCAGCAGTACTAAAAAcacttgaccaaaatatggGAATGTTGACCCACAATGTTTAAGTCACCCTTGCCGTCAAAGACGTAATTTCGTTCGAATAGGAACAATCAAAATTCGTGCGAATATATTGTGTTTTCTTAAACTGAAATTCAAAATGGCATTTTTAACTCCCAAATGTAGACAGAAGCTTTCTTTAGGTTTCAAAGGGGTATGTGTTCAGCCTTTTCTACACAAGTTTACTTGGCCTCTATAACTTGATACATTTTTGGCCGTCACAAAATAATTGCCGTTACCTGAAAATGGTCTGAAATGTCGTAGGTAGGCTTCACGGGGTAGGCGTTTCCCTTGGCATCATGTTCTGGACTGTCACGCTCCGGTGAGTGTCCACAACGCTTGCTACTGGCGGCACTCTTGTTGGAAGAGGAGTGCTGTCGCATGGAGTACCCAGGAGTGATGATGGACACCTCATCGGACACCAGAAACCCGTCAGCAGGAGTGATGTCATCCCCTGTGACGTCACCATCGTCGTCGGACGCGTACCCGTGTGATATGGTGTCACTGGAAGCATTTTACGACAAAGAAAAATGAAGGAACAATAACACATTTTTGGTCACATATCGCCCGCTCAAAAATCAGAAAAGTCATCGTGCAGAAGAATCAGGACAATGAACAACGAGCATAATGCCATTGCATTTCCACAATAACACATACCGTAACTTAACAGCCAGGCTGCTACTTGTGCagaatattgttgttgtttttgtgtatcggttttttttggggtttttttttttgggggggggggtgttttgtgtttctgtttagTGTGTGATGAATTAATTTGACAAAATTGACACGAGTGTGTCCAAATATATTCAGCAGAGACATTTCCACCGTGTGCATAAAGCAAAGAGGTTGTAGATTTTAGGACGGATGGATCCACTTGGAATAATCGATCCACGTGGATTCATGTGGAAGGGTGCACTTATACCATGAGAAAACCTGGACGGATTGACGGTGATCAGACGCCTCACTCTCTCAGATCATCTTGGACACCCGGCCAGTACTGTAACTGGCCttggcacggaacgatccaaggggggcaatctcagtcatctcaaagagggaaatccatttgttcgattttatgggcttggacgatagagaaaaataagaaaagcaaaagctggagtcagtctggacgaaattgctatcaagaacgcagaattgattttttctgagttttttttttagcagtaagcgccatgtttatcggagcaggaaactcttccagagtgaggctcCTTCGTTGATGCATGTCAACAAGCCAGATGTGCGAGAAGCGAAATTGTGCCGCAACTTAAATTTTAGCTCGACACGTGAGTGCACAATGGTAAGTCGTTGCTATTTTTCACTTTATTTGACATGTCTTGTGAGCAAAAGGTGTTGGTTACGGCTGTGCATGCTGTCAGTGTTCATTATTTGATTTCAATTACCCAGCACCATCAGTTTTCCTTTGTCTTTGAGGCCGGTTGGAgaccgataaacatggcgcttacggctaaaaaaaaactcagaaaaaatcaattctgcgttcttgatagcaatttcgtccagactgactccagcttttgcttttcttatttttctctatcgtccaagcccataaaatcgaacaaagcggattgcgtttggatttccctctttgagatgactgagattgccccccttggatcgttccgtgccaaGGCCAGTTACAGTACTGGCCGGGTGTCCAAGATGTCTCTCAGATCTGGTCcggattttacatgggatgaagACCttcccttcacttggtcacataccaacaatgagcAGTCTGGGTGTTCTTTGTGCACAGTGGTATTTTTTGTAAGAATTAATTTTGGAATAGGCACTGGTTCTTTTTTTCGGAAATCAATCCATCAAAACAATTGCCATCTTACTAACCACTGcgagcagtcagggtgttgactTTTGGTTTGCGACCAAGCGGAAGGAAGGTCTTATCCCAATGAAAAAACAGGTCAAATCTGAGACAATGAGGCGATGCCGAATGGGTAATTTACAAGATAGTCTACATAGGAAGAAAGGTACGTTGGACTTACCGTTTGAATGGCTCACTGTGGTAAGGTCTGCTGGGTGCTATAGCCGACGGCACTTTGGAGTGAGGAGGCCGCAGCGACTGGGTTTCCGCACACGGCAGGTACCCTCGGGCTGGCAGTCTTTGAAGCACCCGGGGTGCGTTCCTGTCCCACGCCCTCAGCAGCGAGCGTTCACCCGGGGTGGAGCATGTCTTGGTCAAGATAAAGCGGTTACGTCTGAAGTCGGAGCGGCGTCGGTATTTGTCGAGAATCTCGGTGACGGGTTGCGAGCAGAGCGCTCTCAGCCAGAACGTGTTGGTCTCTGTCGCCTCTCGGTATTCCTCCGCCTATGGGAAAAAATAGATCATTATTGTTATGGAAGGAAAGCTATACTGTCAAATTATACGTTCTTGGAGAAGTGGATTATCGTGAATATTCGGGTAGGATGACCACGTTTGTATGTGCGGGTCATTTCATGATTTGCATCACCTTCCCCACAaccctccctctatctctctgtctctctctgtctctctctgtatctgtctctctgtctgtctgtctgtctgtctctctctctcgctctctctctctctctctctctctctctatctctctccctctctctttctctccgctAATTGACAATGTGTGGACATAACTTTCGGGTTGGTAtggattgtgaaagagtgattGGCCTTGCTTTTAATGAGCGAACTTTTCCTCGTGACATTATAAGCCATGCAGTCACGAGCAAGGGATATGTCTGAAACAAATGTACAAGGAGCACGTACGTGTAGAACACGTGCATCACTGAAAAAGAGTATTCACtcgttcacaacccatacaagcccgacagagttatttctggaattcgtctattaccggtgtaacacgagaaaattactcttacgagatttttactccggagtaaaaatttcgttcgaaaatgttactccctttacgaaaaaagcactcctcCCCccttacacgagaaaattactccccgcgacaggtgagttccgagtaaacatttcgtacacaaatgttactcccctgttgaataaaaaacgaataaattacttcaccctaacacttgcaatttaacttcccatgccaggtgtacgaaatgtatactcccttgtcccctgttagccttggtggtggaaggggtggaaggatgGTAGCGCGACAATCGTGtgtgcgagatcacatattggcattatcctttccgtcgcccgcatcccattttcgcgcaagagatttttactggaagtaaaaaaaaatggggagtaacaatttcgtagAGGTAGTAATTTgctcgtgccttggggagttcttttctcgtacgaaaaatttactcggagtaagaatttcgtacgatatttttactccggagtacatttttcgtggagtaaaaatttcgtgttacaccggaaacACATCATTCTTGCACATCCCCTACCTTGTCCACATAGTAATAGTCCAGCGATCTAGAGTTGAGAGGTCCAGCCGGCCTCATGCCAATCCCCCTGGTCAGTCCGGAGGTCAATCTGATGCTTCCTGGTCCCCCTACTCTCCCTACCCCTTTACCCCCCACACTTTTCTGGACCTGACTCCTGGGTGTGGCGCCCCCCGGCCTGGGGGGCTTGCCCCCCGCCGACCGCATCCCGGGGGAGCGTGGGGTGAGGGCGATTTCCAGGCTGACTGGCACCGGCTTGGTCCGTCGCACCTGTTTGAAAAAGGACACAGTTGAGTATAGACTGTAAAGGCCCACCCCACCTCGTGAAAAAGGTTCGTATCGCTGTCTCAGACCTGGCCTGGTTTtaacataggataagaccatccctctctTGGGTCACATTCCCCAAATCACCCCCCTGACTGCTTGTTGAGAgtagttgaaatttgtgtatgAATTGATTTTCGAAAAACAGCACCAATGCCTTTTCTTTACAATAAAAAataccactgtgcacagagagcacccaggctgctTATTTTcaatatgtgaccaagtggagggatggtcttatcatacgtaaaagcctgaccagatttGAGACGGCGAGGCGAacagttttctttcttcctttctttctttcttcctttgtcTAGGCTGTAGGCTTACCTGTGTGTTATAAGGTTCTTTCTTCCTTTGTCTATGCTGTAGGCTTACCTGTGTGTTATaatgttctttcttcctttGTCTATGCTGTAGGCTTACCTGTGTGTTATAAGGATGTACGAAGTTGGCCGGGGTGGACACGGGGCAGCGGTAAGTTTCCATCTCTTGACCAGGGGTTGGGGTGGCAGCCGGCGTCAGACGCATCATGTTGTCGTAGATCTCTGCGTCACCCCCCAGCCCTGCGTCATCAATGATGGGAATGACGTGAGATTGTACTGTCGCCGCCATCCTTGTTTCTGTCGACCAAAAGACGTGTTTAATTCATTTAGTATTGATTATGCCTTATCGTCTCAGCAGACATAAAACGGTCCTGTGTGTGTCCCAAGCATAACACGAATGGTTATATTCACTTCAAAACAAACACTGTCCAATCCACCAGAAACTACGAGCAGAAACATGGCCTGCGGACACACCAGTTCAGGAGAAGATCTTCGGCACCCTGCGGAGTCTTCGCTGTACTGCAAACTTCATCAGAAGTTCTGGagtccctgtctgagcgatcgagaagaagaagaagacttcaaaacaagacaagacaacacaacacaacacaagatATACAATTGTATCATCAGGCTACGAACAGATGTTTTGCATGTTTTCTAATTGAGTAGACGGTGTGTTGCATGGACCTTAAAGGCAACCGACATTCGTTAAAATTCACGTTCGATAAAAATAATTTTACGTATTTACGTGTTGTATGGCAATTTTCGAATCGGCGAAATGTAAATTGGTGTGCGTCTTCGTCGCAAAAACGTACTGTTGTTTATGTACTGGCACGTCGTTGAGTTGCACTTTTCCTTATACTCTTATGGCCTCTTCTCACTGGTACATGACTTTGTGTTTGGCAGTTGCATTGCACGTGCGCATTTATGCTAGTTTGCTTCACTCACAAACAGTTTTACCAAGAAATAAACACTGTTTTTGCTTTAAAATCTAGTGGGTTACATACAAGGTTTCAGCTTCCGCAATCTTGGTAACGTAGTGTCTGTGAGAATATAAAACTTTGACACAATGCCTGTGTGTTTTTGATATAATATGCATGATAATAGCTTAATGGTTTCATGTATGTACATGTTAGTATCCCTTGTCTCTAAATCTGCTTCCGGTTTAGATTTTGCCATTAAATAAATGTTTCGTGAGCTTACATGGAGATTGTTTGCAAAACGCCTAAACttaattgttacacgacacttgagattgccacaagttctcaaacgtcgtatagttgtgttcttttattctacgtcgcccgtcttcgcagcagcagaaaacaactcgtcaaattgagttcgaggatttattcagcattcaatacatacaactgcacaactagcagaactcaaatagaagcttttttacatacaaatcgcgctggcatatatagtaaatactcaatctcgagaatattccagaccgaacatgatacaactacattatacgagccgtgcatggactaaactagcgacattctctatgacgtacatcaaaagcgccgacgcacttaatccgaacgaacgccacgaactcacgactaaaacagcatggtaaacaacttgttttgacaggactagaaagttcacctgcattctcgtccaagcataaatattgtgtttacaaaatataatatcggtactttcccacaaagtacaaataagtcaactacatgcaacacacaaaactgaaccaaagctcagcaacggtagcgtttcctaacattaatCCAAAATGACGACAGCGTTGTTGTCATTTCGGCAGAACTGCCAAACTTTTGCTACGATCGtatcaaaatgaagaaaacaaaaacaaaagcccaGAAAAAAGACATTCGTTTTTGCGCTCTTGTTACTAATAAAACAAAGTATATTAATATCATTTCAAGCATATGAACCGAGTTTTTCAATCGAggttttaactcattgtcttccaggtacggatatatccgtacccacactggctctatctgaccacgTACGGATATAtcagctcagactgttagcttcagtcgcttcctgtaacgtcgatctaacgcctgcattccagcgtgttgatacacagttctaCACAGTTGCTactattctgagtgacctgctgcagcacaactagtagtctcggctaaaaaaaaaaacttggtcaaaataggtggggtagaaataatggaagggcgctggttctgagcgacgcttagttctcgagataggtgtgaccagatgacgtcatttatactttcgtcatcggagatctttcgtatttcaatcagtgtcatttcccagttctgtgttctgcggtcgttttgactgacttgacaagttgagaaaaccaatgacacTTCATTTTTGCGAGgcaactgaatatgaaaagaaagcgtgcagaagtatgtttgggtcctgcaagactttatgaccaacgatttctcccttggaagtaaatgaagatgtctgcttttcgtctgctttgaaggtagggagattttacagcgcacacggtaaattgcaagtcgtaaggcctaaaaaaaaaataggtgtggttacggtaacccgacctaccctatttttaggggccgatcctataactttttattacatttgtcaacaaaaaaaccaaaaaacaaaaaaaaaccaagtgcaaaaaacgcaatgaaagcgaaagcgcccgtgtcgcacacttatttccctgtcaagtaccgtactttccgggtcataaggcgcgacttttttcctcgagttcgacccctgcgtcttgtataacgaagcgcctaatccgtgtatgaaatacgaaaaaaatcaaagagaccgcttgagtaccagtcaaacaacttgtgataatgcatgtttcagctactaggtactgccctgcctttgatctggccgcac
The sequence above is a segment of the Littorina saxatilis isolate snail1 linkage group LG3, US_GU_Lsax_2.0, whole genome shotgun sequence genome. Coding sequences within it:
- the LOC138961691 gene encoding uncharacterized protein — its product is MSSGSDKETRMAATVQSHVIPIIDDAGLGGDAEIYDNMMRLTPAATPTPGQEMETYRCPVSTPANFVHPYNTQVRRTKPVPVSLEIALTPRSPGMRSAGGKPPRPGGATPRSQVQKSVGGKGVGRVGGPGSIRLTSGLTRGIGMRPAGPLNSRSLDYYYVDKAEEYREATETNTFWLRALCSQPVTEILDKYRRRSDFRRNRFILTKTCSTPGERSLLRAWDRNAPRVLQRLPARGYLPCAETQSLRPPHSKVPSAIAPSRPYHSEPFKRDTISHGYASDDDGDVTGDDITPADGFLVSDEVSIITPGYSMRQHSSSNKSAASSKRCGHSPERDSPEHDAKGNAYPVKPTYDISDHFQVTLPSVRDTKCTQERIGSPQKRNTMPFGNSERRHNLRDVRPDVTQPELNEVSRESTASRGGVSNSTTQPVIPRSTTMETVLPAIGRA